The window TAGATTATGTTGCTGCTTATCGCAAACTACTCTTGCATGGCGCTGGTCAATGCTTGGAATGGTTGGGTTATACCGCAGCCTATCCGGATGTGTATCGGTTACAAATCAATGAAGCCAATCGAGTTCAATTGGTCTATGATTGTTTGGGTATTGGTATTCTTTCATTCTGGATAGCCTGGTGTGCCGCTGCGGCACATGCGTGGAAATTCCGGTTGGTTTGGATATTCGGTGGTTCTGTGTTGATTACATTGCTGAATATGCAGCGTATAGCATTGCTATTGATTGCACATTACGAGCACTGGAACATCTTCGCAGGTATCGATCATCACGATATGTACAATATGGTGATCTATACTGTTTTGTTGCTGCTTTTATTACTGCACTATCGCTTGGTGAAGGAGTAGGTGACCTCATCTCCCTCCATCCTACGCTTCAGCTTCGGATGGTAAACCGCTAAAACTTCTGTTTGACCTCACCCCGGCCCTCTCCAAAGGAGAGGGAGAATTATATATTAACGATTAACAACCACGAAGTGGTTATATAAATAGTAATAAAGTCTAAAGTAGAAGCCACAACCACGTAGTGGTTGAACACTTAATATCCTCGCATTGCTTTGTCTAGATGTTGAATTGAAGAAATCGTAGTTGGTATATGAAGCGACTATAATTCTTCCGTAGACTAAAGTCTATGGTCAGGT is drawn from Chitinophagales bacterium and contains these coding sequences:
- a CDS encoding archaeosortase/exosortase family protein is translated as MARIQKLFLIKFLLVFAILYGGTYGFIALASPTGKLSLPFLQSLDYVAAYRKLLLHGAGQCLEWLGYTAAYPDVYRLQINEANRVQLVYDCLGIGILSFWIAWCAAAAHAWKFRLVWIFGGSVLITLLNMQRIALLLIAHYEHWNIFAGIDHHDMYNMVIYTVLLLLLLLHYRLVKE